From the genome of Chitinivibrio alkaliphilus ACht1, one region includes:
- a CDS encoding carbohydrate binding domain-containing protein — MLKKELLILCIGAVLSVYGTVTLDTLDVVDTRVGPVSVRPSSHVLDSIQRHREQFIRDVDTSLFFVFFDEDYPSGAYTYEYPENLSRISVPEGSGRTGEVAVRYDLYPGDYSGAAIALYGRQLDMTDIVHTGALEFWVRGTTGGEQAQIGFSDSEASGVKVQNTLPLSRYGAIRPFWTRISIPLADFGRRGSYWDDRLDREEHLPFGWDEVTEFLVTIAKNENPAFQVYFDDIVIRTDVYDSSKAFDEPYWDEVEQVLSAPGALPEGISIREELFSGYFTDGSYGTVYGGLTSFTSQPVGSTTSGDSAVAMYFDNSDFSGAAINFGDTYDLDSLRQHGAGIGFWAKAGPGTDIVHFGPSDCEDVDGRSVGTSLNLADYGDLGTEWSYFTVPLREFPDDGSWWNPETFSTSPGVIDWKHISDFSFTTNKYGNRVPVGEPAKLFVTDLAIIDSVPGYVDPEAYWDEFYSDAPDQLVFDFEDLSGSFGAYSGSGSSISAQVEYQADVSLRPRLGRKFLEVSYTLGDWAQATYDFVARNAPSQMYDWSNHKAVRFDIYSQAEEQYIGVQVTDAGGEAWSANISVKEGWQNVVVPLRRFRRNIYQDASADADGKLRLDQVQQFSIVPRDVGHSSVVRIDNVYLTNSLENDPFEVE; from the coding sequence ATGTTGAAAAAAGAACTACTAATTCTATGTATTGGGGCTGTGCTGTCTGTGTATGGTACAGTCACCCTGGATACGCTGGATGTTGTTGATACACGGGTCGGTCCTGTCTCGGTTCGACCGTCTTCCCATGTGTTAGACAGTATACAACGTCATCGTGAACAATTTATCCGTGATGTTGATACGTCCCTGTTTTTCGTTTTCTTTGATGAAGATTATCCTTCAGGGGCATATACGTATGAGTATCCAGAGAATCTTTCCCGCATCTCTGTGCCGGAAGGTTCAGGACGAACTGGAGAAGTTGCTGTGCGATACGACTTGTATCCCGGTGATTATTCCGGTGCAGCCATTGCTTTGTATGGACGCCAGTTGGACATGACCGATATTGTGCATACCGGCGCTCTTGAATTTTGGGTTCGAGGGACAACCGGCGGAGAACAGGCACAGATTGGGTTTTCTGATAGTGAAGCAAGTGGCGTGAAGGTGCAAAACACGCTTCCCTTGTCTCGATATGGCGCAATACGTCCTTTCTGGACACGAATATCCATTCCCTTGGCCGACTTTGGGCGTCGGGGGTCTTACTGGGATGATCGACTTGATCGTGAGGAACATCTTCCCTTTGGATGGGATGAAGTTACGGAATTTCTCGTAACCATTGCTAAAAATGAAAATCCCGCATTTCAGGTGTATTTTGATGATATCGTCATTCGAACTGATGTATATGACTCTTCAAAAGCCTTTGATGAACCATATTGGGATGAAGTAGAACAGGTGTTATCTGCACCCGGCGCTCTTCCTGAAGGAATCTCCATACGTGAAGAGCTTTTCTCCGGGTATTTTACGGATGGAAGTTATGGAACGGTATACGGAGGTCTCACTTCTTTTACGTCGCAACCTGTAGGAAGTACTACCTCAGGCGATTCCGCTGTAGCGATGTATTTTGATAATAGTGATTTTTCCGGTGCTGCAATTAACTTTGGTGATACCTATGACCTTGATTCGCTTCGGCAACATGGTGCTGGTATCGGTTTTTGGGCAAAAGCTGGTCCGGGAACTGATATTGTTCATTTTGGCCCATCTGATTGTGAAGATGTGGACGGTCGTTCTGTTGGAACATCCTTGAATCTTGCTGATTATGGAGATCTTGGTACAGAATGGAGCTATTTTACGGTACCACTCAGAGAGTTTCCTGATGATGGATCATGGTGGAATCCAGAAACATTTAGCACTTCTCCGGGAGTGATTGACTGGAAACATATTTCTGATTTCAGTTTTACCACAAATAAGTATGGAAATCGGGTTCCTGTGGGAGAACCGGCGAAGCTTTTTGTGACAGATCTCGCCATTATTGATTCTGTACCGGGGTATGTAGATCCTGAAGCATACTGGGATGAGTTCTACTCAGATGCGCCGGATCAACTTGTCTTTGATTTTGAGGACTTAAGTGGCAGTTTTGGCGCCTATTCTGGAAGTGGGTCGAGTATTTCTGCGCAAGTTGAATATCAAGCTGACGTGAGTCTTCGCCCTCGTTTAGGCCGGAAATTCTTAGAGGTAAGTTATACCTTAGGTGATTGGGCGCAAGCAACGTATGATTTTGTTGCGCGCAATGCTCCGTCTCAAATGTATGATTGGAGTAACCATAAAGCAGTACGTTTTGACATCTACTCCCAAGCTGAAGAACAGTACATTGGGGTACAGGTAACCGATGCTGGTGGAGAGGCGTGGTCTGCAAATATTTCCGTTAAGGAAGGGTGGCAAAATGTCGTGGTGCCCCTGCGTCGATTCCGTAGAAATATTTACCAGGATGCCAGTGCTGATGCTGATGGCAAGCTTCGTCTCGACCAAGTGCAGCAGTTCAGTATCGTTCCACGAGATGTGGGGCACTCAAGTGTAGTGCGCATAGATAATGTGTATCTGACCAACTCTCTTGAGAATGATCCCTTTGAAGTTGAATAA
- a CDS encoding ABC transporter permease — translation MKLFKNLLKEKTFVFGFFTFIIVILFAVIGRMFVDPVTYDNSVAGTYTPPSSLALLGTDHIGRSVLPMLIMGLGSSLYVGLLAGVIATFVGTLLGVYAGFIGGVLDDIINMVTNLFMVIPIFVVLLLISSAIEDGRSLTLVAVIIGLTAWTWTCRSVRAQVSSLRTGDHISLARLNGDSTFKILFVHVLPYLFSYIFMVFIIQLATGILMEASISMIGLGPVEGVSLGIILNEANANFALIDGAWWAFFPAAFLTTILVFALYTLNTSMEGVFNPRLRKE, via the coding sequence ATGAAGCTATTTAAAAATCTTCTGAAAGAAAAAACGTTTGTTTTTGGATTTTTTACGTTTATAATTGTTATTCTTTTTGCCGTCATTGGGCGTATGTTTGTAGATCCCGTGACTTACGATAACTCCGTAGCGGGAACATATACGCCTCCATCAAGTTTGGCACTTCTTGGTACCGACCACATTGGGAGAAGTGTTCTTCCCATGCTTATCATGGGGTTGGGGTCATCCCTCTATGTTGGTCTTCTGGCAGGGGTGATTGCAACCTTTGTGGGCACCTTACTCGGTGTGTATGCCGGTTTTATTGGGGGGGTGCTTGATGATATCATTAATATGGTGACAAATCTCTTTATGGTTATTCCCATATTCGTGGTGTTACTCTTAATAAGTTCTGCCATAGAGGACGGGCGGTCTTTAACCTTAGTTGCCGTTATTATCGGCTTAACAGCGTGGACATGGACATGTCGGTCTGTGCGAGCACAGGTTTCCAGTCTTCGTACGGGAGACCATATTTCCCTTGCGCGGCTCAATGGTGACAGTACATTTAAGATTCTTTTTGTGCATGTACTACCCTACCTCTTCTCGTACATTTTTATGGTGTTCATTATTCAGCTTGCTACGGGAATCTTAATGGAAGCAAGTATCAGTATGATTGGTCTTGGTCCGGTAGAAGGTGTTTCCTTGGGTATTATCCTTAATGAAGCAAATGCAAATTTTGCTCTCATTGACGGAGCGTGGTGGGCCTTTTTCCCCGCTGCATTTCTTACCACTATTCTGGTCTTTGCCCTCTATACCCTGAATACCTCTATGGAAGGTGTTTTTAACCCTCGTTTGCGAAAAGAATAG
- a CDS encoding ABC transporter substrate-binding protein: MRKMCLILSLSVLALAMVSCGTDDRSFGYPREETLYVGGLQWGSPTTFNPLAWWSAFPIMEGGNNTVTYEPLVLFNSFTSEMEPLLGTIYEESNEYISVIMNSAARWSDNRPLTAEDVKYTYELARDNSVLYSGVWEHLTDITIDTVNVDTLADIVLPDDHYGQHERITFHMEGAAQQNPLAVYGALQSVRILPKHFFAEKLEELDGDFEALRSLTLGDSPIISGPYQIHNYTNERIILKRRDDYWGNDALFAGEEPGPRYILHPILEGNSHFNLALQQGRIDVTSTYLPRVWTRRDMGVQTWYEEQPYYMAGSIPTLVLNTEHEELSSKYMRRAIASAINYEDVRDLAISGYSEDIQPGLILPFGNEKQYFSAEDAEKYGTSFDKEKARSYLEKAGYTSVWHDDGRLSHMENEDGEPVRSLRIMCPSGWTDWEAIVRIVVRDLRRAGIDAYQDFVDQGVYRESQPVGRFDMILFTPAPELSPTTPLSRLEGVMSSQFWAPIGDRMEENYGRYNNPESDTYNPAVDSLIKNIPLITNQDSLVDAYRKLNRIFMKDQPAIPLAYRPEQYYQFTEAVWENFPHADNPVGPQLVPTIGAARNVLWKLRSTEKGE; this comes from the coding sequence ATGAGAAAAATGTGCCTGATTTTGTCTCTTTCTGTTTTGGCCCTTGCGATGGTGTCATGCGGAACTGATGACAGGAGTTTTGGGTATCCCCGAGAAGAAACATTGTATGTCGGGGGGTTGCAATGGGGATCTCCAACAACGTTTAATCCTCTTGCATGGTGGTCAGCTTTTCCTATTATGGAAGGAGGGAACAACACTGTTACGTATGAACCTCTCGTGTTGTTTAATAGTTTTACCTCCGAAATGGAACCGCTTCTTGGTACCATTTACGAAGAATCAAATGAGTACATTTCTGTTATTATGAACTCCGCAGCGCGCTGGAGTGATAACCGCCCACTTACCGCAGAAGATGTTAAATATACCTACGAGTTAGCTCGAGATAATTCTGTGCTATATTCCGGTGTGTGGGAACATCTCACTGATATTACTATTGACACCGTGAATGTTGACACCCTAGCAGATATCGTTTTGCCGGATGATCATTACGGGCAGCACGAGCGAATCACTTTTCACATGGAGGGAGCCGCACAACAAAATCCCCTTGCTGTATATGGGGCTCTTCAGTCGGTTCGAATTCTTCCAAAACATTTTTTTGCTGAAAAGTTAGAAGAACTGGATGGTGATTTTGAGGCACTGCGCAGTTTAACCCTTGGAGATTCGCCCATTATTTCAGGGCCGTACCAAATACACAACTATACCAATGAACGAATTATCTTAAAACGTCGTGATGATTACTGGGGCAATGACGCTCTTTTTGCAGGAGAAGAACCAGGGCCTCGGTATATTCTACATCCCATTCTTGAAGGCAATAGTCACTTTAACCTTGCTTTGCAGCAGGGTCGTATTGATGTGACTTCTACTTATCTTCCCCGAGTCTGGACGCGCCGCGATATGGGTGTGCAAACATGGTATGAAGAACAGCCCTATTACATGGCAGGTTCTATTCCAACTCTTGTACTGAATACCGAACATGAAGAGCTGTCAAGTAAGTATATGCGCCGGGCCATTGCTAGTGCCATTAATTATGAAGATGTGCGAGATCTTGCTATTTCGGGATACAGCGAAGATATTCAACCTGGTCTGATTCTTCCCTTTGGTAATGAAAAACAGTATTTTTCTGCCGAAGATGCTGAAAAGTATGGTACATCCTTTGATAAAGAGAAAGCCCGTAGCTACCTCGAGAAAGCTGGATATACTTCGGTGTGGCATGATGATGGACGCTTGAGCCATATGGAAAACGAAGATGGCGAGCCTGTCCGCTCTTTACGCATTATGTGCCCCTCTGGATGGACTGACTGGGAAGCCATTGTGCGTATTGTTGTACGAGATCTACGGCGAGCCGGTATCGATGCGTATCAAGATTTTGTGGATCAAGGTGTATATAGGGAAAGTCAGCCTGTTGGGCGTTTTGATATGATCTTGTTTACTCCTGCCCCTGAGCTTTCTCCCACAACTCCTCTTTCTCGTCTAGAGGGCGTTATGTCATCGCAGTTTTGGGCGCCCATCGGAGATAGAATGGAAGAAAACTATGGGCGATATAATAATCCTGAGTCTGACACATATAACCCTGCTGTAGACAGCTTGATTAAGAATATCCCCTTGATTACCAATCAAGACTCCTTGGTAGATGCCTATAGAAAGCTCAATCGTATTTTTATGAAAGACCAGCCAGCCATACCTCTGGCATATCGTCCAGAGCAGTATTACCAATTTACAGAAGCAGTATGGGAAAACTTTCCCCATGCGGACAATCCCGTTGGGCCTCAGTTAGTACCCACCATCGGTGCAGCACGGAATGTCCTTTGGAAATTACGATCCACGGAAAAAGGAGAATAG
- a CDS encoding ABC transporter permease: protein MLKHNPTLKYVINRILWYVLTFFVAITINFFLPRIGGSDPVTLTLNRMSSGMTPDRVRQMEEDLNVRYNLARLDEDGNAIRAKVGADGNFVRDAEGDLVPDEKGRVVRRSLFNQYLNYLGMTMRGDLGMSIQQDRPVAEIMRESIPWTLALQFPSIVIGWIVGNILGVLAAYKRGSFDKILFPASMLSTSIPFFVFGMVLVYVFAIQLNLFPAYGGYAWEYTPGLNMGFIMSAGYHFILPFLSICPVMAGGQAIGMRSMSIYELGTDYIKFSKTLGIREHRIIKYIFRNAMLPQLTGLAMMLGQMVGGALITELIFSYPGLGTALLDAVNQNDYFVIQGGALIVAIFLLIANFTVDILIGIFDPRVKAGRVEG, encoded by the coding sequence ATGTTAAAACACAATCCTACGTTGAAGTATGTTATCAATCGTATTTTATGGTATGTCCTTACCTTTTTTGTAGCGATTACAATCAATTTCTTCCTCCCGCGTATTGGAGGGTCTGATCCGGTAACCTTAACTCTTAATAGAATGTCTTCTGGGATGACCCCTGACCGGGTTCGTCAGATGGAAGAAGATCTGAATGTACGGTATAATCTTGCTCGTCTTGATGAAGACGGGAACGCTATCCGTGCGAAGGTTGGGGCTGATGGTAATTTTGTGCGCGATGCCGAAGGAGATCTGGTTCCTGATGAGAAGGGGCGGGTTGTTCGCCGAAGCTTATTTAACCAATATCTCAATTACCTCGGGATGACCATGCGAGGTGATCTTGGTATGTCCATACAGCAAGATCGTCCCGTTGCGGAAATTATGCGGGAGTCCATACCTTGGACGTTGGCCCTACAATTTCCTTCCATCGTTATTGGCTGGATTGTTGGTAATATATTAGGTGTTCTTGCGGCGTATAAACGTGGCTCTTTTGATAAGATCCTTTTTCCTGCTTCTATGTTGAGCACCTCAATTCCGTTTTTCGTATTTGGTATGGTTTTAGTATATGTGTTTGCCATACAGCTAAACCTCTTTCCTGCGTATGGAGGGTATGCCTGGGAGTACACTCCAGGTTTAAATATGGGTTTCATCATGAGTGCAGGATATCACTTTATATTACCCTTTTTGTCAATTTGTCCGGTCATGGCTGGTGGGCAGGCAATTGGCATGCGTTCTATGTCGATTTATGAGTTGGGTACGGATTATATTAAGTTTTCTAAAACCCTTGGTATTCGCGAACACCGCATTATTAAGTACATCTTTCGTAACGCCATGCTTCCACAACTTACGGGATTGGCCATGATGTTGGGGCAAATGGTTGGTGGTGCTTTGATTACAGAGCTTATCTTCTCATACCCCGGCTTAGGAACAGCATTACTTGATGCGGTAAATCAAAATGACTATTTTGTTATTCAGGGGGGAGCCTTAATTGTGGCAATATTCCTTCTTATAGCAAACTTCACCGTGGATATTCTCATTGGTATTTTTGATCCCCGGGTAAAAGCCGGAAGAGTGGAGGGTTAA